TGTTGCTGGGTATGCTGTACCTGATTTAAGCTTGTGCAGTGGCGAATAAGCATAAAGTGTTTTGAAATCTTCTTGATTGTCTGGCGAGCCATATTCAGAAGTCCATGCCCAACCAATAGTAAATTTATGGAAGCGCAACATATCCATAACACCCACAGCAGGTAAAGCAGCACCGAATAAATCGGGACGTTGAGTTATGCAAGCACCAACAAGTAATCCGCCGTTACTTCCACCGCCAATTGCTAACTTAGCAGGCTTTGTATAACTGTTGGCAATCAGCCACTCAGCAGCAGCAATAAAGTCATCAAACACATTTTGCTTTTTCGACTTCATACCCGCCTGATGCCATTCTTCCCCATACTCACCGCCACCGCGTAAGTTAGCCAAAGCATACACACCACCCATTTCCATCCATACTAAATTACTGACAGAAAAGTTGGGGCTTAGAGAGACATTGAAACCACCATAACCATAGAGATATATAGGATTATTACCATCTAATTTAATCCCCTTTTTATAAGTAAGAAACATTGGCACTTTTGTACCATCATTGCTTTTATAAAAAACTTGTTTTGTCTCGTAATCTTCGGGGTTAAAAGCTACCTTTGGCTGACGGAAAAGTGTGCTCTTTCCGCTTACCATGTCGTAGCGATAGACGGTTCCTGGTGTGGTAAAGCTGGTGAAACTATAGAAAGTTTCGGTATCATGTCGCTTGCCATGAAAGCCACCGGCTGAACCGAGTCCTGGTAATTTAACCTCACGTATCAATTTGCCTTTTAGGTCAAAAATCTTAATTTGGCTATGAGCATCTTGAAGATAATCAGCAACAAACTGGTTATTAAGTATACTAACGCCTTCTAAAGTTTCTGTCGCTTGAGGGATGATTTCTTTCCAGTTTTCTCGTGCCGGATTTTTAGTATCAATAGCAATGACTCGTCCTCTTGGTGCGTTGAAATCAGTGCGGAAATAGAAGATAGAATCGTCATTATCGATCACACTGAAACTAGACTCAAACTCCTGAATCAGTTCTACAACTTTCGCTTTTGGGTTCGTCAAATCTTTGTAGAAAACTAAATTTCTAGGGTCACATCCTTGCCATACAGAAATAATAAGGTAACGTCCATCTTCTGTGACATCACCGTTAAATCCCCATTCTTTCTGGTCTAGACGATTGTAAATCAGTAAGTCTTCTGATTGAGGTGTTCCCAGTTTATGGTAGTAAAGCTTTTGGTAATAATTAACATCTTCTAATTTTGTTTTTTCCTTTGGCTCATCATAGCGACTGTAGAAAAACCCTTTACTATCATTTGTCCAGGATGCACCAGAGAATTTAATCCACTTCAAGTGGTCTTTGAGGTCAATACCTGTTTCAATATCCCTCACTTTCCATTCTTGCCAGTCAGAACCAGCAGTGGATAGACCGTATGCTAAAAAATTACCATCTTCACTAATAGTTGTTCCTGAAAGAGCAACAGTACCATCTTCTGAAAGTGTATTTGGGTCAAGTAAAACTTTTGGTTCAGCGTCGAGAGAAGTTAAGGTGTATAAAACAGACTGGTTTTGCAGTCCGTTATTTTTAAAGTAAAAGTAACGCTTACCCTCTTTGAAAGGAAGACTATATTTTTCGTAATCCCATAATTTGGTGAGACGCTGCTTAATTTTTTCTCTTGCAGGAATTTCCTGAAGATAGCCAAAAGTCACTTTATTTTGTGCTTCTACCCAAGCCTTTGTTTCTACTGAGTCAGGATTTTCTAAGGGACGATAAGGGTCTGCTACTGAAGTACCGTGGTAATCATCAACTTGATTGTTTTTGGGGCTAACTGGATAGCTCAAGTGTTTTTTTTCAGACATATTTCGGTGTGAAGAGGGTAGTTTTACATAGTGTAGGGGTTGGTTCTTAGTTATGCCATTTTGTATTGATGAATGCCAGTCAGTATAAGTTTTGGCAATTGCAATATCAGGAGCTAACAACCACCTACATATAATGATAGTTGTGAGTAAGATGAACAAAAATCGCTGTAGAGTTTTCATCAGTCAACAAGTTTTTCGCCTTTGAGCATCCGGGATGCGGCTTCTAGTAAGACTTCTTCAAGATATGGTTTGGTGAAATAACCGCTTGCACCCATTTGAATTGCCATTTGTCTGTGCTTTTGTGCACCCCGTGAGGTAAGCATAGCAATCGGCAAATGCTTGAGGTTAGGGTTTTTCTGGATGCGAGATAGCAACTCTAAGCCGTCGCAGCGAGGCATTTCAATGTCACAAAATACAATATCACAAGGTAGATCACAACGCAGTTTATCCCAGGCTTCTTGACCATCACGCGCCTGTTCTACACGATAACCTGCTTTACTAAATGTCAGTGATAACAATTCCCGTACTGTAATTGAGTCATCCACAATCAGCACTGTGGGGTTCATTTCCACAGCAGCCGTTTCTTGTATAGTAGGAGTCTGCTGCTGTTGGCAAAGACTGGCACTACGCTGTTTGGAGGTTCGTCCTTGGAAGATGTCAATAATTTCCATAACATCCGCAATAGGCATAATACGACCATCACCCAGGATCGTCGCACCAGCAACACCAATAGGTTTGGGCAACGGTCCTTCAAATTGCTTAATCACGATTTCTTGCTCGTTAAGCACTTGATCTACCTGTAGGGCAAGAAGGACATTTGCCGATCGCACGACAACAACACAAATCATATCGTCGTCCCGATGACCACCATAAATACTACCTCGACTCAGTTGACGATGAACAGTTAAAATTTCTTTGAGTTGTTGCAATGGCAGGAGTGTGTTACGCCAAGGAATGTATTTCTGCCCATCAGAATTTTGTTGGATATTTTTTACAGGAACATCTAAGGTATCTTCCACACCATCCATTGGGAAAGCAATGCGCGCTTTATCAGATATACAGCAAAGGGCTTTGCAAATACTCAGAGTCAGGGGTAGACAAATAGTGAAAGTTGTTCCCCCGCCGAGAGTGGAATGAATATTAATTTTCCCTCGCATTTCGCTCATTCTAGCGAGAACAACATCCAAACCGATACCACGACCTGCTAATTCATCTTCTTTTTCTTTGGTACTAAAACCTGGTTGGAACAGTAAATCGTAAACATGATGTCGAGATAAGCTTTTAGCTTGTTCTGGCGTTATTATGCCAATCTTAATGGCTTTTGCCTTCACCGCTTCTATGTCAATACCTGCGCCATCATCACTGATCGAAATGACAGTTTGATTACCTTGATGGAATGCGCGGACAGTTATAACTCCCACAGGTGGCTTACCAATCGCTTGTCGTATGTCTGGTGTTTCGATACCGTGGGCGATCGCATTGTTCAGTAAATGAGTCAGTGGGGTTTTAAGATGTTCCAGAATCACTTTGTCTATCAAGGTTTCTCGACCTTCGATAACGAGTTGCGCTTGTTTACCACACTTGATAGCGCTTTCGCGCACTCCTCGTTCTAAAGGAGTGGTGACTTCCGCAAATGGTTCCATTCGCGATCGCATTATCCCTTCTTGAAGCTGGTTAGTCACCTGTCGGAACTGTCGCGCGACTCCTTCGGTATCTTCTGTTACAAAATCAATATCACTGGCTGCCTCACGTACCCGCACAATCAGTTCAATCATTTCTTGCGACAGGGTATGAAAAGGACTAAACTGATCCATTTCCAATTTAGTCAAACCTCTGTCTATATCTTTATTGTAATCATCGCTGTGATGACTGCGGTTCGGGTTAACAGATGCATCTAATAGCGATCGTTCGTACAATTCCTGCATTCTCGCCCCGACATTACTCAACTGCTGCATTTGAAGCAGCAAGTTATCTAAAAACTGTCGCAGACGTTGTTGGTCTTGTTCCAACGTGTTGCGATTAACGACTAATTCTCCTACTAAATTACTCAGATCATCCAGATGCTTAACTGGAACTTTTATTAGTTGTTCAAATTTTGTCGTGCGATAGACAAAGGGACGAGGAGACAAATCTTTCTTGCCTCTATCTGATGTTACCTGGTTTGCTGCTACACCCAATAATTTTCCTTGAGCGGTTCTTTCTTCTGATCTGAGTTCTGCATTGACCTCTGATACTACTTCCTCGCTTAGTAACTCATCTAACTCAGTCAAGTTGCCATTCAAGAAGATATCAATTTCTTGAGTTAATTCATCTTCTGAATCAACTGCTTCTATTCTGAACAAATTTTCCTTGACATCAAGTGCTGAATCTAGCTGTAAAAAATTATCGCCATCCAAATCTGCTTCTGTGTTTATAATCTCTGGCTGTTGGTGTGAGCACTCAGAGTTCACCCTCAAATTAATATCTTGAAGTTCTTGTGTCAAAAAACCATTGTTAACTAACTCTTGCTTATTTTCAGCTTCTAAAGACAATATCGTAAATTCTGGAGCTAATTCTACAGCTTCTGGTTGTTGGGAAAACAAACTCAAATCTATCTGAGATACTATAGATGTACTTTGGGTACCTATAGTCGTGTCAATAGAAGATGATTCTTTGATATTTAATGTTAACTTTTGAAACCAATCATCGTCGCTTTCTGATAAAAACAACAAATCTAGTTGTTGTTCTTCCATGTTCAAATTAAGTTCCGAATCTTCAAACATCAAACTATCTAAGGTAGAAGTTTTGGACTGATTTACTACATCATAAAAAAAGTCTTCAGCAGCGGTAGCCAACAAAATTTCTTCTAACTCACTTGCTACATGCTGTTGATCGGGAGGAGAAAAATCGTCATTTTTTCCCTTTAATTCCAGTTCCCAAAACTTATTAATATTTTCTATTTCAATCTGCGAACTCTTGAGTTCATAAGAAGTTGATTTTTCCCCAGGCAAGCCTATTATATTATCTTCTGCTGTCTTAATAAATAGATCTTCTAAAGTTAAGATTTCGTCTTGATCTGATATTGTTTTTACATTAGTGAACAGAGGATAATCTCTTGCCTCTATTAGTTTTGCTTTTATCGATTGTAATGATAAATCATGAGAGCTACTTTCTTGTTTTTTGGAAAGATCGATATTGGCAATAGTCTCTGTTTGTCTTTGATTAATTTTTCCTGTGTATAATTGTTGATTTTCATCTAGTAAGAGTTCTAAGAGACTAGTCACTTTATCTTGTATTTTTTCCCCAGTACCAACAAACTGTTCTAATGGAGTTTTTACAATTTCTGCTATATCTTGTGGTGCAAGTTTTTTCTCAAAAGTTAACTCTTCAGTTAAGTGACTCGTTGTCTGATGATCGGATTCTAAATTGTCTTCTAATAAATCATCATAAAACAAAAGAGTATCTTCTTCTGTTTCTATTGCTTGCTGCTGAGTACTAATTGTGCTTTTATCAATTAATTTTTCAAGGACGTCATTAGTTTCTTCGGTGTTGCCATTGCTAACATCTCTTTTTAATTTATCCTCAGCGTTAATCTCTAAAATTTCTTCTTTGTCCCACATTTGGTCTTCTAAACTGTCACCTTCAAAAAAATCAGCCAGGAGATTTAAGTTAGATCTTCTGACTTCTTGTTCTTGGTTCTTCGTATCTGTTGTATGAGTTAAAGGAGGGTTATCATTGCTATTGAATTGCTCAGACAGTTCAGATAAACTAGTAATTCTGTCATGTTCAGCAATGTCCAAAAAGCTTGTATAAGTGGCATTACTTGTTGTTTGTGCTATTTCTTTACTATATTCCAAGTATAAAGTGCTAGAAGATATAACTGGTGGTAATTCTAATAGTTCTGTTGGGCTATCTGACTCACCTGCCAAAATCAGGGGTTTTTCTAACAATTCAGTTGTCTGTTCTACCCTGATGAGTGCCTGCAATTGCTGACTAATTGTTATTTCAGTTTCTTTACCTGCAATAACTAATTCTAAAGCTTGTTTAAGATCTGTAATAACGGTTTTAGCGAGAGTGAGATAGGTATTTTGTGGAAATGCGATCGCACTTCCTGCTGTTCGACACAAACTACACCAGTTAGACCAATTGAATTCTTCACCAAGTTCAGCTAACTCGTCACAACACTTATAAAGGCTTTGCCGTGTTTGCGGTGTTGCAGTTTGTTTAAACAGTTGCAACATTTCCCGTAATATCCGGATAACTTGACTTTGCACAGTTTGTAGGTTTTGCAAACTTTCACTTCTTTGTGGTAGAGTCTGTGGCAAAGTTGCAGGAGAAACTTTTGCTAAGATACTTATATTTTCTGTAAGTTTCTTGCGACTTTCTTCTACTAGTAAGTCCAAATGTTCTTGCAGCCATTTGAAGACCGGTTCAGTTTCTGACATTAGGGTCTGTGCCATTTCATCAGTAAGACCAGAAGGTTCGGTGCAACTTTCTAACAGCGCTTTTAAGGTATCAGATACACCAAGAAACAAAGATTCTAATTTTTGGTCAACTTGAATTGGATGCTGTTTGAGAACCTTAAAATAGTCTTCCAAACGGTGAGCCGTGTGTTGAATGCTACTCATACCAAGCATTGCTGCTCCTCCTTTAATGGAGTGAGCCGCCCGAAAAACTTCGTTAATCATTTCCGGGTTATCAAGGGTACTCTGGAGATTCAGCAAGCCCTTTTCTATCGTATCTAGGTGGTCTTTTGCTTCCTCAATGAAGTAACCCAAAATGCGCTGTTGTTGTTCTGGCAGCATAGTTTTTAATCATTAAGTCATTGGTCAACAGTCAAAAATCAATAGTTAATAGTCTATATTCAAAAGTCAAGACTTATACATTGAACTATAGACTATTAACTAGTTATCTTGTATTTTCAGAGATTTCGACTTGGAAACGTTCAACGGAGGTGATCAGCTCACCAGATACACTCACCAAACTATGTAAAGCACCAGATACTCGTTGTGCTTCTCGTGAAGTGTCTTGCGCTGTTAATTCTACAGATTGCATAACTTCAGCCACAGTACTGAAGGTTTCGGTCTGTTCAACAGTGTCCAAGGTAATCCCACGCACTAAAGCATCGATGCACTTGGCGACTTGAATAATTTTTTCTAGCGATCGCTTGGCTTCTTCTGCCAAGTTCGTACCTTTAATGACCTGTTGTATACCTTCCTCCATCGCAATCATCACAGAGCCTGTTTCGCTCTGAATTTGCATGACTATTTGTTCTATTTCTTTCAACGACTTAGCTGATTTATCTGCTAACTGGCGTACTTCATCCGCCACAATTGCAAAACCTCGTCCGGCAGTTCCAGCGCGTGCCGCTTCAATGCTAGCATTGAGTGCTAACAGATTCGTCCGAGAAGCAATTTGCGAAATCAACGCCACAATCTTGGAAATTTCTTGGCAAGACTCTGCCAGTCGCTTCACTTTTCGGGTTGTTTGCGCCACGGTTTCCCGAATTTCTAAAATCCCTGCCAAAGTATTCTCTACTGCTTGTCCACCTTGAAGAGCAATATCGCTAGCATCACGGGTAACAGCTTCTGCTTGCTGTGCTGCTTGTGCGACACGTTGGATTGAGTCAGTCATAACTTGTACAGAATTCAGCGTCACCGCCAATTCTTGCGCTTGTCGTAGGGCATCCCCAGATAAGGCCCTAGCAAAGGTTTCCGAATTGGTTGCCCCTCTGGTAACTTCGTGCGCAGCGACTTTCACCTGTTGTACCAGATCCCGCAGGTTTTGAATTGTGAAGTTAAAAGCATCAGCGATCGCTCCAAGTACGTCGGCAGTTACCTCAGCTTGCACTGTCAAATCTCCTCTGGCAGCTCCTTCTACATCGTCTAACAGGTGAATCACTTGGCGTTGCAGGTTTTCTCTAGCTTCCTCTTGTTCTTGAGCTTTACGTGTAGCTTCATTAGTAGTCGTTAATATAACACGAGTCATTTGGTTAAAGCCAGCTGCCAGTTGCCCAAGTTCGTCTTTTGAATACACGGTGGCTTGGACATTAAAGTTTCCTTGGCGCACAGCATCAAATTGGGCTTGTAGATCTTTAGCTGTGCGGTAAATTTGCCTCTGGGTGAGACTCCCCATAATACCTGCGCTAGCAAACCCAGCAATTCCAGATGCCAAAGTCATTACCCTACCTGTGTTTTGTACCAACTCCCGTTGTTCAACTGGCGACAACTTCGCATAAACAAAGCTGACTCCAGCAACAACCAGGGCAGAAACAACACCCACTGTACCAGCGACAATCCATTGTTTAGTTTGTAGAGGGGCATTTGCTAATGGAGCAAGAAAACCTTGCTTGACAGAGACTTGAGGTTTTCTGTTCCACAGATCAGCTCGGATAATGACTGGGACTTTTCGTTGCGAACCAGTACTCATAAACACCTCAGAATCACGAGCATCTTGGCTACTACGCAAAGCCCAATCGTCCCTTCCGGGCAGGAGAAAAGCTCCATCACCTTTGAGGGTGCTATCCCAAGTCAAATCGTAATTTTGCTGAGTGAGTGTAGTCTCTGCCTGAGTGGGTTGTGAAGTGTTTTTTTCCACAGATGTTGAAGATATCTGTGGTTCCTCAAAGAGAGAATTTTGTCTGAAGTTGAATCCCGGAATATTCCCTGAATCGTCAAATTGATCAAAGTCCTCTAAAGACTCTATTTTGTCAGCCTTAAAAGTATTTGTATTCTCTGCTTTCGCTTCTTGATGATTCACATTAGATAGTTGCCGTGCTTCTTGTTGAATAACATCAGAAAAGCTATCGCTAAAATTTTCTTTTGAATTGAACGTTGTATCAGATACGATACTATCGTCTGTTGATATATCAAATGGACTGCTAATAGGTAGCTCTTCCATGTCGTCTACAGCTTTTTGAAGTTCATTTAAGGAATTTAAATGAAAGCTGCTACTGTTAGTCTTAAAGTTTTGATTCTCTGCCGAATTTTCTAATTCTTGTTTCTTCACTGTTTGAGATTGAGAAGAATCAGGAAAATTATTGTCTTTTTTATCGTGTTTCTCAAAATCTTGAGCATCTAGCTTTTGTTGATATTCTTTTATATTGTCAAGACCATTGCGGGCAAGGCGAATAATTTCTTGGTCATCTGTAAACTTTAAAACTTTTTGGTATTCTATTTTTGCCACATCACACTGCTGCAAAACATAGTATATGTGACCCCGCAGCAAAGATATATTAGGGTCATATGGTAAATGTTGCACCAGTTGATCGATCAGAGTGGCTGCTTGTTTGTAGTTTCCTTGCACGTAAGCTTTATAAGCCTGAACATAGGTCTGCTCATACTCTTTTATACTCACTACCCTTTTGTGCCTCCATTTCATTCTGTCGCTTCATTAAACGACTGAAAAATCTGCGGTGCCCCAACTCGCTGCACTTAAATTGAAAATTCACTCAGGCGCTCATTGAAAAAAGATTCTTTATTTTGTAAGCGCACGCACGAATCAGGCATTGCAAGAGCGTGTCCCAAGGGGACTTACACATAGCATTTTCTCTGGGCATACGCGCTCTTCGTGTCTGTCCGCCCAAGCCAAGTGCCGTAGGCATAGGACATAGGACCTAAGCGAGTTGGGCTAACTGATTTTTTACCCAACCCATAGCGCACTTCGTAAAATTGCTTTGTGATCAAGCAGCCGTAAACACTGATTTTTTTTAGCCCCTAATATCCATTCTCCTTGTAAAAACAGAGCCATTGTATCTGGTACACTCCTCATAGATACCCTTAGCTGCTTTTTATCAAGCCAGTCCATACCGCCGATTTCTTCAACCGCTAAACCGACTATTATATCTTGCTGTTCTATAGCAATCACAGGAATCTGAGAACGATTGGTATTTAAGGTGGTTCCTTGTCCTAGAAATTGACCCAAATCAGCCACCCAAATCACTCGACCTCGTAGATTTAGAGCACCCAAAACCAAGGAAGAAGTATTAGGAATTGGGGTAATTCTATCAGGACTGAGTTCAATTACCTCCCGAATATCACTGGCTAGTAGTGCAAACTCCTGACGCAAGGGTTCACCCTGAGCGGAGCCGAAGGGAATATAAAATCTTAGACATAACTCTTTTTCTGGACTTTTTACTTCTAATTCAGAACGGGACTGCTCTTGTCCACTTCCTCCTAAAAAGTCCGCTTGAGTGATCATTTTGTGTTCATCCTTATCCTCGCAACAGCTGTTTGACTGTTCCAACCAACTCAGTTGGTTGGAAGGGTTTAGCTATATAGGCATCGGCTCCCTGTTTGATACCCCAGTAGCGATCAACTTCTTCACCTTTGGAAGAACATATCACTACCGGAAGATTTTGGGTTTTAGGATTAGACTTTAAGCGACGACAAACTTCATACCCATTCATCCGAGGCATGACTATATCCAAAACGACTAAATCGGGACAAGCAGTTTGAATTGCCTCCAATGCTTCTACTCCATCACTCGCATGGGTTACTGTTAAACCACTCGCTTTTAATAGGTCTGTAATCATCTCCCTCTGTGTAACACTGTCTTCCACTATCAGAACTGTACTCATATGACGCCCATATACCTCCTGATGTAGACGTTTCTGCTTAGAACACTTGCTGATTTCCCTAACCGTCTTTACTGTATAAAATAATTCTATCCCAACCTGTCAAGAGTACCCTATCCGAATCAAAATGCTATCTCAGTTATAAAAAAGTTAGCAATTATACGGCTGTAAAACACAAAAGTTCAGTACACAATAGAAATAGGTGACAAATTATAACAGGTATTTGTTGTGTGTTCATACAGTATAGACGTAACATGACATGTGTGTATGTGATTCAAACGATAATCGCTATCTTGGATACAAGTGATTAATCATACAAAAATGATGGACGATAAAATTGAAATATTTCAGCCGTGGGATAAAAATAAAAAAAATCGCACAGCCTGCCATTTGGCATACAAAGTAGCGTATCCTTCACGCATAGAACATACCCGAAGGGTGAGACAACCTGCTGCACAAACGTAGGTGCAGGTAACTGCCTCTGGTGTTGGGTTTAACTGATTATAGTAAATTTTATGACCTCTTTTTACTTATATACGTAGATAATTGTTCACTGATTTTAGGAGTCTTAAGTACACAAAAGGAATAACAGTGTGCTGTATTTAGCAGAAGTACAAAAGCAGAAAGGCGGTTTACTTGGTGGTGGCAAAACTGAACTAAAACTATTGGCTTGTCAACGAACTGACCAAAGTTGGAGTACAGTTTCTGAAGAAGTGGTTCCTGCTGAGGAAGCTAGCAAATTAAGTGATGGAGTCCTCGTATTGGTTGAAATCAATCCCAAGCGTAAAGTACAACGGATTCAAGAGGCGGGACGTCCGATCGTAAATATTTTGCAGAATTTTTCCCGTCAGGTGGAAAAATGTAAGCTTAGAGAAGAAGAAATTAACCAGTGGAAGCAGTCTCTGACGTTTCAAGCCCAAGAGTTAAATCGGCGTGAAATGGATATGGAAGAGCGTTTGGAACAACTGCAACAAATGGAGGATAAATTTCAGCGCTTGGAGGCGCAACAACAACAACTAGAAGCTTCCCGCCAGGAAATTGAAAAGTTGCAAACGGAGATTTCGTGCAACCGTAAAGAACTCGAAGGAGCATGGGAGCACTT
This portion of the Brasilonema sennae CENA114 genome encodes:
- a CDS encoding prolyl oligopeptidase family serine peptidase, with the translated sequence MSEKKHLSYPVSPKNNQVDDYHGTSVADPYRPLENPDSVETKAWVEAQNKVTFGYLQEIPAREKIKQRLTKLWDYEKYSLPFKEGKRYFYFKNNGLQNQSVLYTLTSLDAEPKVLLDPNTLSEDGTVALSGTTISEDGNFLAYGLSTAGSDWQEWKVRDIETGIDLKDHLKWIKFSGASWTNDSKGFFYSRYDEPKEKTKLEDVNYYQKLYYHKLGTPQSEDLLIYNRLDQKEWGFNGDVTEDGRYLIISVWQGCDPRNLVFYKDLTNPKAKVVELIQEFESSFSVIDNDDSIFYFRTDFNAPRGRVIAIDTKNPARENWKEIIPQATETLEGVSILNNQFVADYLQDAHSQIKIFDLKGKLIREVKLPGLGSAGGFHGKRHDTETFYSFTSFTTPGTVYRYDMVSGKSTLFRQPKVAFNPEDYETKQVFYKSNDGTKVPMFLTYKKGIKLDGNNPIYLYGYGGFNVSLSPNFSVSNLVWMEMGGVYALANLRGGGEYGEEWHQAGMKSKKQNVFDDFIAAAEWLIANSYTKPAKLAIGGGSNGGLLVGACITQRPDLFGAALPAVGVMDMLRFHKFTIGWAWTSEYGSPDNQEDFKTLYAYSPLHKLKSGTAYPATMITTADHDDRVVPAHSFKFAAALQAAHNGDAPALIRIETKAGHGAGKPTAKIIEEIADKWAFLVRTLDVKV
- a CDS encoding response regulator, with protein sequence MLPEQQQRILGYFIEEAKDHLDTIEKGLLNLQSTLDNPEMINEVFRAAHSIKGGAAMLGMSSIQHTAHRLEDYFKVLKQHPIQVDQKLESLFLGVSDTLKALLESCTEPSGLTDEMAQTLMSETEPVFKWLQEHLDLLVEESRKKLTENISILAKVSPATLPQTLPQRSESLQNLQTVQSQVIRILREMLQLFKQTATPQTRQSLYKCCDELAELGEEFNWSNWCSLCRTAGSAIAFPQNTYLTLAKTVITDLKQALELVIAGKETEITISQQLQALIRVEQTTELLEKPLILAGESDSPTELLELPPVISSSTLYLEYSKEIAQTTSNATYTSFLDIAEHDRITSLSELSEQFNSNDNPPLTHTTDTKNQEQEVRRSNLNLLADFFEGDSLEDQMWDKEEILEINAEDKLKRDVSNGNTEETNDVLEKLIDKSTISTQQQAIETEEDTLLFYDDLLEDNLESDHQTTSHLTEELTFEKKLAPQDIAEIVKTPLEQFVGTGEKIQDKVTSLLELLLDENQQLYTGKINQRQTETIANIDLSKKQESSSHDLSLQSIKAKLIEARDYPLFTNVKTISDQDEILTLEDLFIKTAEDNIIGLPGEKSTSYELKSSQIEIENINKFWELELKGKNDDFSPPDQQHVASELEEILLATAAEDFFYDVVNQSKTSTLDSLMFEDSELNLNMEEQQLDLLFLSESDDDWFQKLTLNIKESSSIDTTIGTQSTSIVSQIDLSLFSQQPEAVELAPEFTILSLEAENKQELVNNGFLTQELQDINLRVNSECSHQQPEIINTEADLDGDNFLQLDSALDVKENLFRIEAVDSEDELTQEIDIFLNGNLTELDELLSEEVVSEVNAELRSEERTAQGKLLGVAANQVTSDRGKKDLSPRPFVYRTTKFEQLIKVPVKHLDDLSNLVGELVVNRNTLEQDQQRLRQFLDNLLLQMQQLSNVGARMQELYERSLLDASVNPNRSHHSDDYNKDIDRGLTKLEMDQFSPFHTLSQEMIELIVRVREAASDIDFVTEDTEGVARQFRQVTNQLQEGIMRSRMEPFAEVTTPLERGVRESAIKCGKQAQLVIEGRETLIDKVILEHLKTPLTHLLNNAIAHGIETPDIRQAIGKPPVGVITVRAFHQGNQTVISISDDGAGIDIEAVKAKAIKIGIITPEQAKSLSRHHVYDLLFQPGFSTKEKEDELAGRGIGLDVVLARMSEMRGKINIHSTLGGGTTFTICLPLTLSICKALCCISDKARIAFPMDGVEDTLDVPVKNIQQNSDGQKYIPWRNTLLPLQQLKEILTVHRQLSRGSIYGGHRDDDMICVVVVRSANVLLALQVDQVLNEQEIVIKQFEGPLPKPIGVAGATILGDGRIMPIADVMEIIDIFQGRTSKQRSASLCQQQQTPTIQETAAVEMNPTVLIVDDSITVRELLSLTFSKAGYRVEQARDGQEAWDKLRCDLPCDIVFCDIEMPRCDGLELLSRIQKNPNLKHLPIAMLTSRGAQKHRQMAIQMGASGYFTKPYLEEVLLEAASRMLKGEKLVD
- a CDS encoding methyl-accepting chemotaxis protein, yielding MKWRHKRVVSIKEYEQTYVQAYKAYVQGNYKQAATLIDQLVQHLPYDPNISLLRGHIYYVLQQCDVAKIEYQKVLKFTDDQEIIRLARNGLDNIKEYQQKLDAQDFEKHDKKDNNFPDSSQSQTVKKQELENSAENQNFKTNSSSFHLNSLNELQKAVDDMEELPISSPFDISTDDSIVSDTTFNSKENFSDSFSDVIQQEARQLSNVNHQEAKAENTNTFKADKIESLEDFDQFDDSGNIPGFNFRQNSLFEEPQISSTSVEKNTSQPTQAETTLTQQNYDLTWDSTLKGDGAFLLPGRDDWALRSSQDARDSEVFMSTGSQRKVPVIIRADLWNRKPQVSVKQGFLAPLANAPLQTKQWIVAGTVGVVSALVVAGVSFVYAKLSPVEQRELVQNTGRVMTLASGIAGFASAGIMGSLTQRQIYRTAKDLQAQFDAVRQGNFNVQATVYSKDELGQLAAGFNQMTRVILTTTNEATRKAQEQEEARENLQRQVIHLLDDVEGAARGDLTVQAEVTADVLGAIADAFNFTIQNLRDLVQQVKVAAHEVTRGATNSETFARALSGDALRQAQELAVTLNSVQVMTDSIQRVAQAAQQAEAVTRDASDIALQGGQAVENTLAGILEIRETVAQTTRKVKRLAESCQEISKIVALISQIASRTNLLALNASIEAARAGTAGRGFAIVADEVRQLADKSAKSLKEIEQIVMQIQSETGSVMIAMEEGIQQVIKGTNLAEEAKRSLEKIIQVAKCIDALVRGITLDTVEQTETFSTVAEVMQSVELTAQDTSREAQRVSGALHSLVSVSGELITSVERFQVEISENTR
- a CDS encoding chemotaxis protein CheW: MITQADFLGGSGQEQSRSELEVKSPEKELCLRFYIPFGSAQGEPLRQEFALLASDIREVIELSPDRITPIPNTSSLVLGALNLRGRVIWVADLGQFLGQGTTLNTNRSQIPVIAIEQQDIIVGLAVEEIGGMDWLDKKQLRVSMRSVPDTMALFLQGEWILGAKKNQCLRLLDHKAILRSALWVG
- a CDS encoding response regulator transcription factor, translating into MSTVLIVEDSVTQREMITDLLKASGLTVTHASDGVEALEAIQTACPDLVVLDIVMPRMNGYEVCRRLKSNPKTQNLPVVICSSKGEEVDRYWGIKQGADAYIAKPFQPTELVGTVKQLLRG